From Streptomyces asiaticus, one genomic window encodes:
- a CDS encoding carbohydrate ABC transporter permease has product MSTATADGAATPGRASSSPPAKRPSARARKSLMGTRPWLAAVFLLPALVLLGALVVYPIAYSVYRSFFDASGNGFVGLDNYQEMFSDDATKTAIKNNVIWLILAPTVSTALGLIFTVLTERVRWATAFKLVVFMPMAISMLAAGIIFRLVYEQDPDKGVANAMWVSVHDSFSESPPFPGAHPRPTAGLTEASNGSFTTKDAVHAGTPAALPLVAAKRGDISGAQDAKAAKAEPGKITGTVWFDFTRGGGGEQGAIDKGEKAMADLKVEAVKDGKVVAKTTTAADGTYTLPAKAEGAQLRLPAWNFSEPYNGVDWLGPSLVTPAVIGAYVWIWAGFAMVLIAAGLAGVPRELMEAARMDGANEWQVFRRITVPMLAPVLSVVVVTLMINVMKIFDLVYIIAPGPSQDDANVLALQLFQSSFGTDVNQGLGSAIAVLLLLLVLPVMFINIRRIRRESRR; this is encoded by the coding sequence ATGTCGACCGCGACAGCGGACGGCGCGGCCACACCTGGCCGGGCATCGTCCTCCCCTCCGGCCAAACGGCCGAGCGCACGTGCGCGAAAGAGCCTCATGGGCACCCGGCCCTGGCTGGCGGCGGTGTTCCTGCTGCCCGCCCTGGTGCTGCTCGGGGCGCTCGTCGTCTATCCGATCGCCTACTCCGTCTACCGGAGCTTCTTCGACGCCTCGGGCAATGGTTTCGTCGGCCTGGACAACTACCAGGAGATGTTCTCCGACGACGCCACCAAGACGGCCATCAAGAACAACGTCATCTGGCTGATCCTGGCTCCGACCGTCTCCACCGCACTGGGCCTGATCTTCACCGTGCTCACCGAGCGGGTGCGCTGGGCCACCGCCTTCAAGCTGGTCGTCTTCATGCCGATGGCGATCTCGATGCTGGCGGCGGGCATCATCTTCCGGCTGGTCTACGAGCAGGACCCGGACAAGGGCGTGGCCAACGCCATGTGGGTGAGCGTGCATGACTCCTTCAGCGAGTCACCGCCGTTCCCCGGCGCCCATCCGCGTCCCACCGCCGGGCTGACCGAGGCGTCGAACGGCTCGTTCACCACCAAGGACGCCGTGCACGCGGGCACTCCCGCCGCGCTGCCGCTGGTCGCGGCCAAGCGCGGGGACATCAGCGGGGCGCAGGACGCCAAGGCCGCCAAGGCCGAGCCCGGGAAGATCACCGGCACCGTCTGGTTCGACTTCACCCGGGGCGGCGGTGGCGAGCAGGGCGCCATCGACAAGGGCGAGAAGGCGATGGCCGACCTCAAGGTGGAGGCGGTCAAGGACGGCAAGGTGGTCGCCAAGACCACGACGGCGGCGGACGGTACGTACACCCTCCCCGCCAAGGCCGAGGGCGCCCAGCTGCGGCTGCCCGCCTGGAACTTCTCCGAGCCGTACAACGGCGTGGACTGGCTCGGCCCGTCCCTCGTCACCCCGGCCGTCATCGGCGCGTACGTCTGGATCTGGGCCGGTTTCGCGATGGTGCTGATCGCGGCGGGGCTCGCGGGGGTGCCGCGCGAGCTGATGGAAGCCGCGCGGATGGACGGCGCCAATGAGTGGCAGGTCTTCCGGCGGATCACGGTGCCGATGCTGGCGCCGGTGCTCTCGGTCGTCGTCGTCACGCTGATGATCAACGTGATGAAGATCTTCGACCTCGTCTACATCATCGCGCCCGGCCCCTCCCAGGACGACGCCAACGTCCTCGCCCTCCAGCTCTTCCAGTCGTCCTTCGGCACCGACGTCAACCAGGGCCTCGGCAGCGCGATCGCCGTGCTGCTGCTGTTGCTCGTGCTGCCCGTCATGTTCATCAACATCCGCCGGATCCGAAGGGAGAGCCGCCGATGA
- a CDS encoding carbohydrate ABC transporter permease: MTSADTVVQAKQSPVARIAASVGGGALRVVLILVGLLWLMPTAGLLLSSLRDPSEVDLSGWWKVFTDPGQLTFSGYDHLLGNQQITDSLWTTLAITVPATLLVVVIGALAGYAFAWMDFPGRDVWFLIVVGLLVVPIQVALIPVAKLFGEIGIFQTTTGVVLFHTAFGLPFAIFLLRNFFAEIPRELLEAARLDGAGELRLFLRVVMPLGGPAIASLGIFQFLWVWNDMLVALIFADSGNPPITVALQQQVRQFGNNIDILGPGAFVSMLIPLAVFFAFQRQFVAGVMAGAVK; encoded by the coding sequence ATGACCAGCGCGGACACGGTCGTACAGGCGAAGCAGTCCCCGGTCGCGCGGATCGCCGCGAGCGTCGGCGGCGGGGCCCTGCGGGTCGTCCTCATCCTGGTCGGCCTGCTGTGGCTGATGCCGACCGCCGGACTGCTGCTGTCCTCCCTGCGGGACCCGTCGGAGGTGGACCTCTCGGGCTGGTGGAAGGTCTTCACCGACCCCGGGCAGCTCACCTTCAGCGGCTACGACCATCTGCTGGGCAATCAGCAGATCACCGACTCCCTCTGGACCACGCTCGCGATCACCGTCCCGGCGACCCTGCTGGTCGTGGTGATCGGCGCCCTGGCGGGCTACGCCTTCGCCTGGATGGACTTTCCCGGCCGCGACGTGTGGTTCCTCATCGTCGTCGGCCTGCTGGTGGTCCCCATCCAGGTCGCCCTGATCCCGGTGGCCAAGCTCTTCGGCGAGATCGGCATCTTCCAGACCACCACCGGCGTGGTCCTCTTCCACACCGCCTTCGGCCTCCCCTTCGCGATCTTCCTCCTGCGCAACTTCTTCGCGGAGATCCCCCGCGAGCTCCTGGAGGCCGCCCGCCTGGACGGCGCGGGCGAACTGCGGCTCTTCCTGCGCGTCGTCATGCCCCTCGGCGGCCCGGCCATCGCCTCCCTGGGCATCTTCCAGTTCCTCTGGGTCTGGAACGACATGCTGGTCGCCCTGATCTTCGCCGACAGCGGCAACCCCCCGATCACGGTCGCCCTCCAGCAGCAGGTCCGCCAGTTCGGCAACAACATCGACATCCTCGGCCCCGGCGCCTTCGTCTCGATGCTGATCCCGCTGGCGGTCTTCTTCGCCTTCCAGCGGCAGTTCGTGGCGGGCGTGATGGCGGGCGCGGTGAAGTAA
- a CDS encoding ATP-binding protein translates to MDNTVLKTTTAPDPEPELRELTQQFPATPRGARLARRLAVRRMEEWGYPPASNASCTVALLVAELASNAVRHGRVPGRDFRLRLACATATRTIRIEVSDAREDRLPAIPPTPTADDESGRGLLLVDLLATRWGTTPRVPVGKTVWAECGAP, encoded by the coding sequence ATGGACAACACCGTGCTGAAGACGACCACGGCGCCGGACCCCGAGCCCGAACTCCGGGAGCTCACCCAGCAGTTCCCCGCCACACCGCGCGGAGCGCGCCTCGCTCGGCGGCTGGCTGTGCGGCGCATGGAGGAGTGGGGCTATCCGCCCGCGTCGAACGCGTCCTGCACAGTGGCCCTGCTGGTGGCGGAGCTGGCCTCGAACGCCGTACGGCACGGGCGCGTACCCGGGCGGGACTTCCGGCTCCGCCTCGCCTGCGCAACTGCGACGCGGACGATCCGTATCGAGGTCTCGGACGCCCGCGAGGACCGCCTCCCGGCCATTCCGCCGACGCCGACGGCCGATGACGAATCGGGCCGTGGGCTGCTCCTGGTCGATCTGCTGGCCACCCGCTGGGGGACGACCCCTCGTGTCCCCGTTGGCAAGACGGTGTGGGCGGAGTGCGGTGCGCCGTGA
- a CDS encoding helix-turn-helix domain-containing protein, giving the protein MAALFGSRVRRLRTAAGLTQAELGERTHVVSTRITQIERASGAKPTFELARTLDTVLEADSLLVDMWPYVYREAFPDWSRAFMAYSERAVSIRQYAAHVVPGLLQTEDYARAVLSLDPLLSGEQQLEERVTARLGRQERLRSPDRPELWVVLDEAVLRRPIGSHPVMRAQLYRLLEAAVERHITVQVLPFDQGGHEAMGGSLTVLTLPDGDEVAYKEGADFGQLVEEPKDVKHYALSYDRLRAGSLPPLMSLDMIRSVMEGNHRGASVPSRSERRRVAQEQLQQSGGWRLRGGGRRHTRPRPRP; this is encoded by the coding sequence ATGGCGGCGTTATTCGGTTCGCGGGTCCGCAGACTCCGCACGGCCGCCGGTCTGACCCAGGCCGAGCTGGGCGAGCGCACGCATGTGGTCAGCACCCGGATCACGCAGATCGAGCGCGCGTCCGGGGCGAAACCGACGTTCGAGCTGGCGCGGACGCTCGACACCGTCCTCGAGGCGGACAGCCTGCTCGTGGACATGTGGCCGTATGTCTATCGGGAGGCGTTCCCGGACTGGTCGCGGGCGTTCATGGCGTACTCGGAGAGAGCGGTGTCCATCAGGCAGTACGCAGCGCATGTAGTACCCGGTCTGTTGCAGACCGAGGACTACGCGCGGGCGGTACTGAGTCTCGATCCCCTGCTCAGCGGCGAGCAGCAGTTGGAGGAGCGGGTCACCGCTCGCCTCGGACGGCAAGAACGACTCCGTTCACCGGACCGGCCGGAGCTATGGGTCGTCCTGGACGAGGCGGTGTTACGGCGCCCCATCGGTAGCCACCCGGTCATGCGAGCGCAGTTGTACCGATTGCTGGAGGCAGCCGTTGAACGCCACATCACCGTGCAGGTCCTGCCATTCGACCAGGGCGGGCATGAGGCAATGGGCGGATCCCTGACCGTGCTGACGCTGCCGGACGGCGACGAAGTTGCCTACAAGGAAGGAGCCGACTTCGGTCAACTCGTCGAGGAACCAAAGGATGTGAAGCACTACGCGCTGTCCTACGATCGGCTGCGGGCAGGATCCCTGCCCCCGCTCATGTCGCTCGACATGATCCGATCCGTGATGGAGGGCAACCACCGTGGAGCGAGTGTCCCGTCCCGATCTGAACGGCGCCGCGTGGCGCAAGAGCAGCTACAGCAATCAGGCGGGTGGCGACTGCGTGGAGGTGGCCGACGGCATACCCGGCCTCGTCCCCGTCCGTGA
- a CDS encoding DUF397 domain-containing protein produces the protein MADGIPGLVPVRDSKRPDGPALVFPVASWTAFVDELTTGRSL, from the coding sequence GTGGCCGACGGCATACCCGGCCTCGTCCCCGTCCGTGACAGCAAGCGGCCCGATGGCCCCGCGCTGGTCTTCCCGGTGGCCTCCTGGACCGCGTTCGTCGATGAACTGACGACGGGCCGCAGCCTCTGA
- a CDS encoding DUF4232 domain-containing protein codes for MKNKLTAVALAALVVAGTAATAIPASAATAKAAPTRCHTADLKAGFATGEDARPEMDQTERQTQAYIWFTNKSTRTCTLSGFAGVDMIGAQGTDGTWSLARSSKTPDKMVLGPGDTTDFSITLLPVAESTPQKEKFVPAKFLVTPPNETAHFTLKWPFGGQILKQDGATHPGTYLNPVGL; via the coding sequence ATGAAGAACAAGCTGACCGCCGTGGCCCTTGCGGCCCTCGTCGTCGCGGGCACTGCCGCTACGGCCATCCCGGCCTCGGCCGCCACCGCCAAGGCCGCCCCGACCCGCTGCCACACCGCCGACCTGAAGGCCGGCTTCGCCACGGGGGAGGACGCGAGACCGGAGATGGATCAGACCGAGAGGCAAACCCAGGCGTACATCTGGTTCACCAACAAGAGCACGCGCACCTGCACCCTGTCCGGCTTCGCCGGTGTCGACATGATCGGCGCTCAGGGGACCGACGGCACCTGGTCGCTGGCACGCTCCTCCAAGACGCCCGACAAGATGGTCCTGGGGCCGGGAGATACGACCGACTTCAGCATCACCCTGCTCCCGGTGGCCGAGTCCACCCCGCAGAAGGAGAAGTTCGTTCCGGCGAAGTTCCTGGTCACCCCGCCGAACGAGACGGCGCACTTCACCCTGAAGTGGCCGTTCGGCGGCCAGATCCTCAAGCAGGACGGCGCCACCCACCCGGGCACCTACCTCAACCCGGTCGGGCTGTAA
- a CDS encoding LysR family transcriptional regulator, with amino-acid sequence MNVELRHLRALAAIGDEGTITGAAAALHISQPALSRTLEQLENRLGTRLVERTTRQLSLTDAGRMLYERAHLILNQLDDALSEAQAGLRPLRIGFAWAALGDRTVPLLRAWREQHPDIPVRVHRRDDPEAALRRGEIDAAFLRTPLTTDAELMAEELYRERRLAAVSDSDPLAGRSVVRLADLADRSVVLCATAASTANLWPRGQRPAAFEVANVDEWLTTIATGEAVGATAEATAYSHPHPGVRYLPLADSAPVTVRLVWPRTPTHPATRTFLEYVRRMIGAADPEL; translated from the coding sequence ATGAATGTCGAGCTGCGGCATCTGCGAGCACTAGCCGCGATCGGGGACGAGGGCACCATCACCGGCGCCGCTGCCGCTCTGCACATCAGCCAGCCCGCGCTGTCCCGGACCCTGGAGCAACTGGAGAACCGGCTCGGCACGCGCCTGGTGGAGCGCACCACCCGCCAGCTCTCCCTGACCGACGCCGGTCGCATGCTGTATGAGCGCGCTCACCTGATCCTCAACCAGCTGGACGATGCGCTGTCGGAGGCCCAGGCGGGGCTGCGGCCGCTGCGGATCGGCTTCGCCTGGGCGGCCCTCGGCGACCGTACCGTGCCGTTGCTGCGGGCCTGGCGTGAACAGCACCCCGACATCCCGGTGCGGGTACACCGCCGGGACGATCCCGAAGCGGCGCTCCGCCGGGGCGAGATCGACGCCGCGTTCCTGCGCACTCCGCTCACTACCGATGCCGAGCTGATGGCCGAGGAACTCTACCGGGAGCGCCGTCTGGCCGCCGTGTCGGACAGCGATCCGCTAGCCGGCCGTTCCGTCGTGCGTCTGGCCGACCTTGCCGACCGGTCGGTCGTGCTCTGCGCCACTGCCGCCAGCACGGCCAACCTCTGGCCCCGCGGGCAGCGGCCCGCCGCGTTCGAGGTGGCCAACGTCGACGAGTGGCTCACCACGATCGCCACCGGAGAAGCGGTCGGCGCCACCGCGGAGGCCACCGCGTACAGCCACCCGCATCCCGGTGTCCGCTACCTGCCCCTCGCGGACTCCGCCCCCGTGACGGTGCGCCTGGTCTGGCCGCGCACCCCTACGCATCCCGCCACCCGCACCTTCCTCGAGTATGTGCGGCGCATGATCGGCGCTGCCGACCCCGAGCTGTAA
- a CDS encoding short chain dehydrogenase — protein sequence MKILLIGATGTLGTAVHKELSARGHEILAVGRTGGDLRYDVTDPAQIAAIYECAGRVDAVVSTAGDVPFKPVTEMTPEDYLAAFHGKALSQIDLVRQGVPRIAERGSFTLITGVLAREPIPTGAAASMANGAVEAFVRAAAIEIAPQRINAVSPTVFTESLPHYGSYFPGMGSVDLADVAQVYVRSVEGAQTGQVYAL from the coding sequence ATGAAGATTCTGCTCATCGGTGCCACCGGCACCCTCGGCACGGCCGTGCACAAGGAGCTGTCCGCCCGAGGTCACGAGATCCTGGCTGTCGGGCGCACCGGCGGCGACCTGCGGTACGACGTCACTGACCCCGCCCAGATCGCCGCGATCTACGAGTGCGCCGGCCGTGTGGACGCGGTGGTCAGCACCGCCGGCGACGTGCCGTTCAAGCCGGTAACGGAGATGACGCCCGAGGACTATCTGGCCGCCTTCCATGGCAAGGCGCTCAGCCAGATCGACCTGGTCCGGCAGGGCGTACCCCGCATCGCCGAGCGGGGCTCCTTCACTCTGATCACGGGCGTACTGGCACGCGAGCCGATCCCCACGGGCGCCGCCGCCTCCATGGCCAACGGCGCGGTGGAGGCGTTCGTGCGCGCCGCCGCCATCGAGATCGCCCCGCAGCGCATCAACGCGGTCAGCCCCACCGTCTTCACCGAGAGCCTCCCCCACTACGGGAGCTACTTCCCCGGCATGGGTTCGGTTGATCTCGCCGACGTCGCCCAGGTCTACGTCCGCTCCGTAGAGGGCGCCCAGACCGGCCAGGTCTACGCGCTGTAG
- a CDS encoding winged helix-turn-helix domain-containing protein, whose product MDPADFDTALLDPTRLSIVSLLVSVEWAEFGWVRESAGLSPSALSKQVSTLETRGYVEVKKGYVGKRPRTWLALTPTGRDALERHVAALRRVVEESQRAAERRDT is encoded by the coding sequence ATGGATCCCGCTGACTTCGACACCGCCCTGCTCGACCCCACGCGGCTGTCGATCGTGTCGCTGCTGGTGAGTGTGGAGTGGGCCGAGTTCGGATGGGTCCGCGAGTCGGCAGGATTGTCGCCCTCCGCGCTCTCCAAGCAGGTCAGCACACTCGAGACCCGGGGCTACGTCGAGGTGAAGAAGGGCTACGTGGGCAAACGCCCCCGAACATGGCTCGCGCTCACCCCGACCGGACGGGACGCCCTCGAAAGACACGTGGCGGCGCTGCGCCGCGTCGTCGAGGAGTCCCAGCGGGCGGCGGAGCGGCGCGACACCTGA
- a CDS encoding bifunctional glycosyltransferase/CDP-glycerol:glycerophosphate glycerophosphotransferase, with amino-acid sequence MPRFSVIVPAYEVQPYLSDCLRSVLEQDFTDLELIAVDDHSPDACGAIIDEAAERDPRVRAVHLAENAGLGRARNAGIRRATGDYLLFLDGDDTLAPGSLRAIADRLARTGEPQVLVFDYARVDWTGDVVRNVRAELLREGDPGRVRQVFRLDQRPELLRLLMVAWNKAYRRDFVREEDFAFPPGFYEDTPWTFSVLLSAESIAVLDRVCVHYRQRRRGGILRTTSRRHLDVFDQYDRVFRFLDARPELAHWRPALFRRMVDHLGVIAAAPDRLPVRVRAEFFRRAGAHHRRYRPYGAATPPGRARWRCLLLRLGAGHVYQLLRGGDRVWRSVHKCARAAYGQAHAAALRVHYRVQLCLPVDPRLAVFAAYWHKGYACHPAAIEAKARELVPGVRTAWITTPEYAPTLPPGVRRLHPGSAAYWTALARARFLVNNVNFTPGMRKRPEQIHLQTHHGTPLKHMGLDLRDRPAAARGMDFGKLLERVDRWDYSLSANRHTTLVWERVYPSGYTTLPYGSPRDDVFQHATEDDVARLRARLGIPEGSVAVLYAPTHRDYQRRAVPRLDPERMARALGPGFTLLVRPHYFHAPDGAMGSAGGRVLDVSGYGRVEELCLAADALLTDYSSIMFDYANLDRPIVIHADDWDAYRAARGTYFDITAAPPGPVSRTEDELIALFATGAWCGPRSAALRAAFRDRFCPYDDGRAAERVVRRVFLGEHPELLPPVVPLAERRPAPAAVRAAPAAVRTAPVAVRTAPADDDRPGEARTASRAGVVCTPPVASPSPAPAPAASLPHRSRLP; translated from the coding sequence GTGCCCCGGTTCAGCGTCATCGTGCCCGCATACGAGGTCCAGCCGTATCTGAGTGACTGTCTGCGGTCCGTGCTGGAGCAGGACTTCACCGACCTGGAGCTGATCGCGGTCGATGACCACTCGCCGGACGCGTGTGGCGCGATCATCGATGAGGCCGCCGAGCGGGACCCTCGGGTGCGGGCCGTGCATCTGGCGGAGAACGCGGGGCTCGGGCGGGCGCGGAACGCCGGGATTCGGCGGGCCACCGGGGACTATCTGCTCTTTCTCGACGGGGATGACACCCTCGCCCCCGGCTCGCTGCGCGCCATCGCCGACCGGCTGGCGCGGACCGGCGAGCCGCAAGTGCTGGTCTTCGACTACGCGCGGGTGGACTGGACGGGTGACGTCGTACGGAACGTGCGGGCCGAGTTGCTCCGGGAGGGAGATCCCGGACGCGTCCGGCAGGTGTTCCGGCTCGATCAGCGGCCGGAGCTGCTGCGGCTGCTGATGGTCGCCTGGAACAAGGCGTACCGGCGGGACTTCGTCCGGGAGGAGGACTTCGCGTTTCCGCCCGGGTTCTACGAGGACACGCCCTGGACCTTTTCCGTGCTGCTCAGCGCGGAGTCCATCGCCGTCCTGGACCGGGTGTGCGTCCACTACCGGCAGCGGCGGCGCGGCGGGATCCTGCGTACCACCAGCCGGCGCCACCTCGATGTGTTCGACCAGTACGACCGGGTGTTCCGGTTTCTCGACGCCCGGCCCGAACTGGCCCACTGGCGCCCGGCGCTGTTCCGGCGGATGGTCGACCACCTCGGCGTGATCGCCGCCGCGCCGGACCGGCTGCCGGTGCGGGTCCGGGCCGAGTTCTTCCGCCGGGCGGGCGCGCACCACCGGCGCTACCGGCCGTACGGCGCGGCCACCCCGCCCGGGCGCGCCCGGTGGCGGTGTCTGCTGCTGCGGCTGGGGGCCGGCCACGTGTATCAGCTGCTGCGGGGTGGCGATCGGGTGTGGCGGAGTGTCCACAAATGCGCCCGCGCGGCGTACGGGCAGGCGCACGCGGCCGCGCTTCGGGTGCATTACCGGGTGCAGTTGTGCCTCCCCGTCGATCCCCGCCTCGCCGTCTTCGCCGCGTACTGGCACAAGGGCTACGCCTGCCACCCGGCGGCCATCGAGGCGAAGGCGCGCGAGCTGGTGCCGGGGGTGCGTACCGCCTGGATCACCACCCCCGAGTACGCCCCCACCCTGCCGCCCGGGGTGCGCCGGCTGCACCCCGGCTCGGCCGCGTACTGGACGGCGCTGGCCCGCGCCCGCTTCCTCGTCAACAACGTCAACTTCACGCCGGGGATGCGGAAGCGGCCCGAGCAGATCCATCTCCAGACCCACCACGGCACCCCGCTCAAGCACATGGGCCTGGATCTGCGCGACCGTCCGGCCGCCGCCCGCGGCATGGACTTCGGCAAGCTGCTGGAGCGGGTGGACCGCTGGGACTACAGCCTCTCCGCCAACCGCCACACCACGCTGGTCTGGGAGCGGGTCTACCCCTCCGGCTACACCACGCTCCCCTACGGCTCGCCACGCGACGACGTCTTCCAGCACGCCACCGAGGACGACGTGGCCCGGCTGCGCGCCCGGCTCGGCATCCCCGAGGGCAGCGTGGCCGTGCTGTACGCGCCGACCCACCGCGACTACCAGCGGCGCGCCGTGCCGCGGCTGGACCCGGAGCGGATGGCCCGCGCGCTGGGGCCCGGGTTCACGCTGCTGGTCAGGCCGCACTACTTCCACGCGCCGGACGGGGCCATGGGGAGTGCCGGCGGCCGGGTGCTCGATGTCTCGGGGTACGGCCGGGTGGAGGAGCTGTGCCTGGCGGCGGACGCGCTGCTGACGGACTACTCGTCCATCATGTTCGACTACGCCAACCTCGACCGCCCCATCGTCATCCACGCCGACGACTGGGACGCCTATCGCGCCGCCCGCGGCACCTACTTCGACATCACCGCCGCCCCGCCCGGCCCGGTCTCCCGCACCGAGGACGAACTGATCGCCCTCTTCGCCACGGGCGCCTGGTGCGGTCCGCGTTCGGCCGCGCTGCGCGCCGCGTTCCGGGACCGCTTCTGTCCGTACGACGACGGGCGGGCGGCCGAGCGGGTGGTGCGCCGGGTGTTCCTCGGCGAGCACCCCGAACTGCTGCCGCCCGTCGTCCCGCTCGCCGAGCGCCGTCCCGCCCCCGCCGCCGTACGTGCCGCCCCCGCCGCCGTGCGTACCGCTCCGGTCGCCGTCCGTACCGCTCCGGCCGACGATGACCGGCCCGGCGAGGCCCGGACGGCGTCGCGGGCCGGGGTCGTGTGCACCCCGCCCGTCGCCTCACCCTCACCCGCCCCCGCACCCGCCGCCTCACTCCCCCACCGGAGCCGCCTCCCCTAG
- a CDS encoding stealth family protein: protein MPLTAPPAALRPWLADPPPLVRGYRRTVPLPLRRAVVAMTGPGLRRAAMRGLGGLSAASGSLRLRRARRRMRRAGLLAGSSGRLVIADGQGGALVATLVPSPTPLFARAENLRLVCEALDRARIDHFVVRCYSNVGSAVGVRADQRAEAVKALAALCAEEAGYVSLPPRRGHPAPPPRLGGTRRAWRRLAAAPVVRFTRFHAGPGGRLVLGPAHGCDIEFWEPGGQGEERVLIAPRFNRTTASVPLVGEPVRAPDQLFTRLAPPIGWQPGPLVRTRPEFLTRLPDEVRFPIDVVYTWVDGSDPQWQRRRAALAGTGYHAQAANTARYANRDELRYSLRSLYLYAPWVRHIYLVTDRQVPDWLAVSHPGITVVDHHDIFDDPDVLPTFNSHAIETRLHHIDGLAEHFLYFNDDVFLGSPVTPQDFFLANGVSKFFPSRALIPLTPVGPGDVPVSAAGKNNRALLEERFGPSVTQKMKHTPHALRTSVLAEIEKEFPDAVRATMASRVRSASDISVPSSLHHYYAFLTGRAVPAQLRYDYFDLAQPTIRARLARLLRARHCQAFCLNDTVSSEHDLEDQLALVRPFLDAYFPLPSPLERAVTRQETRQPCPSPSPFP from the coding sequence ATGCCCCTCACCGCACCGCCCGCCGCCCTCCGCCCCTGGCTCGCCGACCCGCCGCCGCTGGTGCGCGGTTACCGGCGTACGGTCCCGCTGCCATTGCGCCGCGCGGTCGTCGCCATGACCGGCCCCGGGCTGCGCCGGGCGGCCATGCGGGGCCTGGGCGGTCTGTCGGCCGCCTCCGGCTCGCTGCGGCTGCGCCGGGCACGGCGGCGGATGCGGCGGGCCGGGCTGCTGGCCGGATCATCCGGCCGGCTGGTGATCGCCGACGGACAGGGCGGCGCCCTCGTGGCCACCCTGGTCCCCTCCCCCACCCCGCTGTTCGCGCGCGCCGAGAATCTGCGGCTGGTGTGCGAGGCCCTGGACCGGGCCCGGATCGACCACTTCGTGGTCCGCTGCTACAGCAACGTCGGCTCGGCCGTGGGCGTCCGGGCCGATCAGCGGGCGGAGGCGGTCAAGGCGCTGGCCGCGCTGTGCGCCGAGGAGGCCGGGTATGTCTCACTGCCCCCGCGGCGCGGCCACCCGGCGCCCCCGCCCCGGCTCGGCGGTACCCGACGGGCCTGGCGGCGGCTGGCCGCCGCCCCCGTGGTCCGCTTCACCCGCTTTCACGCCGGGCCGGGCGGACGGCTGGTCCTCGGCCCGGCGCACGGCTGCGACATCGAGTTCTGGGAGCCGGGCGGGCAGGGCGAGGAGCGGGTGCTGATCGCGCCGCGCTTCAACCGCACCACCGCGTCGGTGCCGCTCGTGGGGGAGCCGGTGCGCGCCCCCGACCAGCTGTTCACCCGGCTCGCCCCGCCCATCGGCTGGCAGCCGGGGCCGCTGGTGCGCACCCGCCCGGAGTTCCTGACCCGGCTGCCGGACGAGGTCCGCTTCCCCATCGACGTCGTCTACACCTGGGTGGACGGTTCGGATCCGCAGTGGCAGCGGCGACGTGCGGCCCTCGCGGGCACGGGCTATCACGCCCAGGCCGCCAACACCGCCCGCTACGCCAACCGCGACGAGCTGCGCTATTCACTGCGCTCGCTGTACCTGTACGCCCCCTGGGTGCGCCACATCTACCTGGTGACCGACCGTCAGGTGCCCGACTGGCTGGCCGTCTCGCACCCGGGGATCACCGTCGTGGACCACCACGACATCTTCGACGACCCCGATGTGCTCCCCACCTTCAACTCCCACGCCATCGAGACCCGGCTGCACCACATCGACGGACTCGCCGAACACTTCCTCTACTTCAACGACGATGTCTTCCTCGGCTCGCCGGTCACCCCGCAGGACTTCTTCCTGGCCAACGGCGTCTCCAAGTTCTTCCCGTCCCGCGCGCTGATCCCGCTGACCCCCGTGGGCCCCGGCGACGTGCCCGTATCGGCGGCGGGGAAGAACAACCGGGCGCTGCTGGAGGAGCGGTTCGGCCCGTCCGTCACCCAGAAGATGAAGCACACCCCGCACGCCCTGCGCACCAGCGTGCTCGCCGAGATCGAGAAGGAGTTCCCGGACGCGGTCCGCGCGACCATGGCCAGCCGGGTGCGCTCGGCGTCGGACATCTCCGTACCGTCCTCGCTCCACCACTACTACGCGTTCCTGACCGGGCGCGCGGTCCCCGCCCAGCTGCGCTACGACTACTTCGACCTGGCCCAGCCCACCATCCGCGCCCGGCTGGCCAGACTGCTGCGGGCCCGCCACTGCCAGGCGTTCTGCCTCAACGACACGGTCTCCTCCGAGCACGACCTCGAGGACCAGCTGGCGCTGGTCCGCCCCTTCCTCGACGCCTACTTCCCCCTCCCCAGCCCGCTGGAGCGGGCCGTCACCCGACAGGAGACGCGGCAGCCATGCCCCTCGCCATCACCCTTCCCCTGA